DNA sequence from the Gemmatimonas sp. UBA7669 genome:
TGCTGATGCAAAACGGGGCGAGACAGTCTGCCCAATGGTGCTCCACGTCACAGACGACGCCTAGCTTCATCGGTACTATGCTTCTGTGATCGTCCGTCGTTCGTGGGTTGACGGTTCACGGCGTGATACGCAGACTTGAGGAATGCGCACGCGGAGCTGTGCGCGTGGGTCTGCTCGACCTGATTGATACCCCCACTTCTTCACGTTCTGATGCGACGACTTCAATTGATTGGGCTGGCAGCTTTCACCAGCGCGCCCCCCGCTTTCGCTGCGCGCGCGCAAGCGCCGGCGTCTGACTCAACGGGCTTTCGCGCTGGACAATGGGGCACGGAGTTCACGCTCGGGAGCAATCTCGGGAATCCGACAGGCGTCGGCGCCCTCCGTTTCCACAGCGCACGTCGCGCGCTCCTATTGGACGTGTTTGGTCGAGTGTCCTGGCAGTCCGGCGAAGCCCTGCTGACGGAATCCCAGACTTTTGGGCGACTGCGTCTTGGCACCCGCTGGTATCGGCCCGTGACACGTCAGATCCTGCAATCGCTCACTCTGGGTGTCCTGATGTCGCGCGATCAGCGCACGCAGGAGCAACGGTACTCGGTGTCAGGTGACTCCGTGAAAACGCGGTCGAAGATCGCAGGCGGCGGGCTCTTTGCCGAACTCGGTGCCAATTGGATGGTGACGTCGCACCTGAGTCTCGGGGCCGCGTGGCATGCCGACGTCACGTACACGCGCATCACCCAACGCACGGCGGGCGGAGAGCCAATGCGGCTGCCGCCGAACGTGCGCTCGACGCAATGGAGTGCCTCCCTTGGCCAACTCGTGCTTCGTGCTGGCGTATACTTCTGAACGCGTGTTCGCATCGGTGCTGTGCCCACTCTCACACCTTCAGCACACTAGCTGACTGCTTCAGGCGTCCATCACCGCGCGCAGGTCGTCATCCAAGGCACTGGCCGCTGTTTCGCGCGTAAACCAGCTCACGACAAAGAACACCAGAAGCGACAGCACCAGGGCCAGCGCCGTCGCGGTCACGCCCGACGGAAAGCGAAACCACCCGAGATAGGCCAGCGACTCGATGCTGAGCGTGGCCACCAGCCCGGTGACAATGGAGGCCAGCGCGGCGGCCGCTGTGGCGCCCGGCCAATTGAAGCCGATGGCCAGCGCGGGCACCAGCGTGCTGGCAAACAGCCCCCAGCCAAAAATGCCAATGAATGCCACCAGGGTATCGGAGCGCAGGGCCACCAGCACCGACAACAGGGTCAGCACCACGGTCCACGCGCGGCCGCGGCGCAGTTCATCGCGCGGCGTCATGCCAAACGCGCGTGGCAGGTCGCGTGTGCAGGCGGCCGCCCCAATGCTGAGAAACGAATTCACCGTGCTCATGATGGCGGCCGTCACCGCCGACAACACCAACGCGGCCAGTGGCCCCGGCGTGAAGGCGCGCAGGAATGCCGGCGTGGCATCGTCCGGGTGCGACAGCGGGGGCATGACGCCGCGCAGCACCTGCACCTTGACCGCCACACCAACGCCCACGAACAGCAGTAGTGTCAGCGTCATGGCCAGCGTGAGCACGGCGGGAAACCAGCGCAGCTGCGAGGCATCACGCAGCATGAAATACTTGTGCGCGACATGCGGTTGCCCGAGTGTGCCAATGCCGAATACAAAGAAGAAACTCAGCGCGGCCAGAGGACTGAGACTGCCCCACGGCGAAAGAAAGCCGGGCGCTTCGCTGAGCAGCGTACGGGACATGCTGGCCATACCGCCGCCACTGTCCAGTGCGTAGGCAAACACCGCCGTCGACGCCACGGCCATGAGCAGACCCTGAAACACATCGGTGTAGAGTCCGGCCAGAATGCCGCCGCTCGCGCTGTAGGCCAGTACCACCAGCGCGCCCACACAAATGGCCGAAGCAAGACTCAGTCCCAGCGTACTTTCGAGCACCAGACCCAGCGCCAGCAGGTTGGTGGCCATGTAACTCACCACCGCGAGCAGAATGGCCACGGCCGACCAGCCCTGCACCGCGCGCGAGCGATAGCGCGCCGCCAGCGCTTCAGGAATGGTGAAGACTTCGCGCTTGTCCACCAATGCGCGGAGTCGCCGCGCCAACACGGCCGCGCCCATGGTGTTGGTGAGCGCGGCGGGCAGAATGATGAACATGGCGCCGAGGCCCACGCGATAGATGAGGCCTGGCCCGCCAATGAACGTGAAGCCCGACAGCGTGGTGGCCATGGCTGCGATGGCCAGCGTCACCAGCCCCACACCGCGTCCGGCCACAAAAAAGTCGCGCGCCGTGCGCGTGCGGCGCGCCGAGTAGATGCCAATGCCCGCCACCACGGCGAAATACAGCAGCGCGACGGTCAGCATCTGCACGCGCTCACTCACCGTCGGCCACCGCCACAAAGGTCTTTGCGTAAACCCAGGGCAGCGCTACCGACGGCACCGCCACCACCAGCACCAGCAACACCAGCACGCGCGGCGGCAGACCAAGCCAAAGCGGCGTCGTGGCCTGCTCCGCCGGCATCAGCAACACGGCCAGCAGCCCGCTCAGCACACTC
Encoded proteins:
- a CDS encoding sodium:solute symporter family transporter — protein: MSERVQMLTVALLYFAVVAGIGIYSARRTRTARDFFVAGRGVGLVTLAIAAMATTLSGFTFIGGPGLIYRVGLGAMFIILPAALTNTMGAAVLARRLRALVDKREVFTIPEALAARYRSRAVQGWSAVAILLAVVSYMATNLLALGLVLESTLGLSLASAICVGALVVLAYSASGGILAGLYTDVFQGLLMAVASTAVFAYALDSGGGMASMSRTLLSEAPGFLSPWGSLSPLAALSFFFVFGIGTLGQPHVAHKYFMLRDASQLRWFPAVLTLAMTLTLLLFVGVGVAVKVQVLRGVMPPLSHPDDATPAFLRAFTPGPLAALVLSAVTAAIMSTVNSFLSIGAAACTRDLPRAFGMTPRDELRRGRAWTVVLTLLSVLVALRSDTLVAFIGIFGWGLFASTLVPALAIGFNWPGATAAAALASIVTGLVATLSIESLAYLGWFRFPSGVTATALALVLSLLVFFVVSWFTRETAASALDDDLRAVMDA